The genomic region CTGTCATACCTTCCTAAATCACTTCGACACGTTTGGTACTTAAGTTGATACAGAGAATCGTCAAGATATAAGATTGCGACCTCTACCAAGAAacatattattcaatattttcatgaactacattttattttgaaatatacacaGTTTCGTGAAATTTAGAATATGAAATGATTGATaagattttttcatttttaatatgacATTTCTTTGTAACTTTGAGGtgaatttaaatgaaaaacataaaaactctTGCCTAGTTGAGTGCCTGAGAGTATATTTTGACGTTAACACTTTGCATACTGTTTTGCCACTAAATGTCTTCTCCCCTACCTCCCCAACGGCTGAAcagtaagtctgaaagcttataacgctgtcgttactttataaataaataaatttataaataaataaatggacaTTTTTTCATGATAATCTTTTGTGATAATGTATGAacgaaagaagaaaacaaaaaaatttactGGTAAATTCCAATAATTTATTAGTATATTAACATAATACAGACTTCTGAGTCTCAGAACAGCCCATAGAGGTTTTGCGTGTGACGTCACTCTTGACCTAGTTACTGCTGACCGCCATGATGGGTGGCACGCTCGGCGTGTTTATATTCCAACACAAGGGTGATTCATAGTCAAAAGTGCGCGATGGTACACTCCTGTTGtgcatttaactgttcaaatcgacatggacaggtgtgtcatactacagatttcctaaagatcccgaccgaagaagacgatggattgcagctgtcaataggaaaaactggacacccacagagcacaccagactttgtagtaaacattttgtgtcaggtatctataattcatctatagccaggctgaataaattgaaacttacatgcatgatatatgtatagcagaacacactgcagcaccagtcaaagaaatgtttttgcacacttttcttttacttttaaataactgaatagtaaatttactgaaggaacaatatcattcatgatgaataggttatatagccatttgtacattaaggcaaaatgttaatatctctcaaaggaccaatttaagtgattcatcagaaaaccacaactggcacaagattaaaaagtgtgcaaataattactttgttggctgtatattcagttgttaaacaatgttcagcatattcagttatatatatatatatatattcagttaaaagtgtacagtgtatctgttatatatatatataaatattatctgatgatgcctgtagatctatatcttaactaaattattgtactctgtTTCAGGGACGAAGAGTAATAATCCTCTGTCACCTGACTATGtaccttccatatttcattttacacgttctcccctgaagagaaggaaagctgctgaattgtgtaaatatgaaaacaggaaagaagtgaccaaaaggagaaaagaacaacaaaagagacaTGAAGCTGCTGCTGGGCTGCTTAACCTTGCTTTCATAGAATCTGCTGGCGCTGCTGCCACTGATAGCAGCTGTACTGATTCTGCTGATGAACTTGAAGCTACTTACGataattttgacttgtgtacatcacaatatacaactgAGACATGTATGCAGACGGAAATATCATTCACAGACTTAGACTTGAATCTGAATGCCAACAGTTGCGGAATGAAGTCCTCCACTATAAAAGTATAGCAAAAGGGAACTGTTTCGAAGATGCTACTTTTGCAAATGACGACGAGAAGGTCAAATACTGTACAGGTCTGCCGTCATATGCAGTGATGATGATCATATTCAACCAAATTTACAGATATTTCCGAGATACACAGTCAGTCTCTAAATTTCAACAATTCATATTGACACTCATGAGACTGCGATTGGATGTGCCACTGCAGCTCTTAGGATACATATTTGGATTGCACACCTCAACAGTATCACGCATATTTCAGGAGGTCATAAATGTCATGAATATTCGACTGGTACCAACATTTGTTTTCTGGCCTGAGAGAGAGGAACTAAGAATGATGTTGCCCGTGTCTTTTCGTGAGAAGTTTTCAAAGTGTGCCTGCATCAttgattgtttcaaaatattcatacagcGGCCGTCAGACCTCCAGGCACGAGCAGACACCTATTCAAGTTACAAGTCCCATAATACTGTCAAATACCTCATAGGTATTGCTCCGCAAggagttataatttttatctcAAAGGGATGGGGAGGACGAACAAGTGATGTCCATCTTACCGAAAACTGTGGGTTTTTAGCCAATATAATTCCTGGTGATGTTATACTGGGAGACCGTGGGTTTACTATATCTGAATCTGTTGCTTTCTGTAATGCAGAACTTAAAATACTAGCTTTTACAAAAGGAAAACAACAGCTTAGTGCACTGGATGTTGAAACTTCACGTGTCCTTGCTTCTGCGAGAATACATGTTGAGAGGGTGATCGGCATGGTACGCCAAAAGTATTCTATGCTTGAAAGTACTATTCCAATTACGCTGTTACAAACTGATCAAAGTTGTAATTTAACAACATTAGACAAAATAGTAAGAGTAGCATGTGCTCTAACAAACATCTCTCCATCTGTTGTGCCATTTGATTGACATTgtcctatatatatttattgtacataagACACaccttcattttgtttacatttcagtATTCATTCATGGGTGCTTGTTTAAGAGTTACACTTTTGCATAGTTTAAAACTACCTTGTTAAAAAAACTGTACTTCTGGAAAtcttaaataatacataatgtatgctATAAATTcatatcttaaattttattttgcctgCACACATGTATATTGTGAAGCATAATAAACATCATGAATATCTACATATTGCACTCTGTCTAATTATTTTCAtccattaataatatttcatatccttGGCTAAAAAGggtgaatataaattataatgtgtagTGACAGCACATTGAGATAAAATACTCTGTACTGGTATATAACATCCATGCTAAAGAGgtgaaattctaaaaaatattgattatttgtaAAAGGCAGAAGATGAACAGTTGGGTAAGCTGGCACCCTTTCACGTAACATGAACagtgaacaatttaaaatttacacaaaAGCCAATAACGAAATAGTGACAACCTGATatgattattgtttctttttactgaGTTTTTTGCAATCTAAGCAGGTCCATTTCTTTGGTTGTCTCTGCAGCCCGACACATTCCATATGGAAATGCACAACCTTGCAGCCCATGTTGCTGCACCGTAGTGTTATTGTATCAGTTCTGCTTGTACGGCAGTAGCACAACAGCTGATCATCAGCTTGTTCTGATGGCTTTGTGAATTTCTGCCCCACGAGCTCAGGCAGAACACACAGTCTAAAGAATGTCTCCAGCTCTCCTACCATTCTATTTTTGAAGTCAGTGTCCAGCATAATCCTTTCAACATGGAGAGACTGCTGGTCATCTGTCCACACAACAAAATCACAATAGTTCACACCAGTTAGAAGCATCTGCCCCTGAACCTGGTAATAATAGGCATGGTTTTTCTTCAGTGGGAGTTTGTCACCAATCCTTTCCAGGCAAAACTGTCCATCTTCTGCAGCTTCATCCAGTGACTTGCCTCGTTTGCAGTGTGGgcattttatttcaagtacacCCTTCCTACAACAAAGGCATTCAACCAGACCATCAGGTGTCGCACCTAGGTAAGGGTATTGCGGGATAATGTATAGCCCACTGTCTACTACCTTTAGTTGCTGGTGCTGTGTCCTTCTCACTTGTACATACAATAATCGAGCATGTTCTTCATGCTTACATCCCCATCTTGTTGCCTAGGTTGAACATTTGGTAGCGTGGGGGTAACAGATTTGTTTC from Tachypleus tridentatus isolate NWPU-2018 chromosome 1, ASM421037v1, whole genome shotgun sequence harbors:
- the LOC143243853 gene encoding uncharacterized protein LOC143243853 translates to MYADGNIIHRLRLESECQQLRNEVLHYKSIAKGNCFEDATFANDDEKVKYCTGLPSYAVMMIIFNQIYRYFRDTQSVSKFQQFILTLMRLRLDVPLQLLGYIFGLHTSTVSRIFQEVINVMNIRLVPTFVFWPEREELRMMLPVSFREKFSKCACIIDCFKIFIQRPSDLQARADTYSSYKSHNTVKYLIGIAPQGVIIFISKGWGGRTSDVHLTENCGFLANIIPGDVILGDRGFTISESVAFCNAELKILAFTKGKQQLSALDVETSRVLASARIHVERVIGMVRQKYSMLESTIPITLLQTDQSCNLTTLDKIVRVACALTNISPSVVPFD